A genomic window from Longimicrobiaceae bacterium includes:
- the mce gene encoding methylmalonyl-CoA epimerase, with the protein MPELVLDHVGVAVRSLDESLPAFESITGGKGYGRETVESQGVEIAFVGEGPGRVELLAPTREDSGVAKFLAKRGPGMHHLAYRVPDIAAALAAYEAEGYELIDREARTGGGGHRVAFLHPRSTNGVLIELVEAAH; encoded by the coding sequence CGTGGCCGTGCGCTCGCTGGACGAATCCCTCCCCGCCTTCGAATCTATCACCGGAGGCAAGGGCTACGGCCGCGAGACGGTGGAGTCGCAGGGCGTGGAGATCGCCTTCGTGGGCGAGGGCCCCGGCCGCGTGGAGCTGCTGGCCCCCACGCGCGAGGACAGCGGCGTAGCCAAGTTCCTCGCGAAGCGCGGCCCCGGCATGCACCACCTGGCCTACCGCGTCCCCGACATCGCCGCCGCCCTCGCCGCCTACGAAGCCGAGGGCTACGAGCTGATCGACCGCGAAGCCCGCACCGGCGGCGGCGGCCACCGCGTCGCCTTCCTCCACCCCCGCTCTACCAACGGCGTCCTCATCGAGCTGGTGGAAGCGGCGCACTGA